A DNA window from Arachis hypogaea cultivar Tifrunner chromosome 18, arahy.Tifrunner.gnm2.J5K5, whole genome shotgun sequence contains the following coding sequences:
- the LOC112773265 gene encoding uncharacterized protein produces MASARSLFVFLALLSLLLLHHHLTVSAESPPSPSPESPADSPASSPVKSSSSPSPSPSPSLSPSVLAFAPGVGAPNSAPASSPDASSPPEPYSETQSPDFSPESSPFTSPSPSPADGSSLSRAGLDPEDETATASGEGGMSGGKKAGIVIGVIVAAAVVALAGMVYKKRQENIRRSQYGSAARGGLL; encoded by the coding sequence ATGGCGAGTGCGAGATCCTTGTTTGTTTTTCTCGCTCTACTCTCCTTATTATTGTTGCACCATCACCTCACTGTCTCAGCAGAGTCTCCGCCGTCTCCGTCACCGGAATCGCCAGCTGACTCGCCCGCAAGCTCACCGGTAAAGTCATCCTCATCTCCatctccatctccatctccttcactTTCTCCTTCTGTTTTGGCTTTTGCTCCTGGCGTTGGCGCTCCAAACTCTGCTCCGGCCAGTTCGCCAGACGCTTCATCGCCGCCGGAGCCTTATTCGGAAACTCAGAGTCCTGATTTTTCGCCGGAGAGCTCTCCATTtacatctccatctccttcaccAGCGGATGGAAGCTCACTAAGCCGCGCCGGTTTGGACCCCGAGGATGAGACCGCAACTGCATCCGGAGAAGGAGGAATGAGCGGCGGCAAGAAGGCCGGGATAGTGATCGGAGTTATCGTTGCCGCCGCCGTGGTTGCACTGGCAGGGATGGTGTACAAGAAGCGGCAGGAGAATATACGGCGCTCTCAGTACGGATCCGCTGCCAGAGGAGGGCTTCTGTAA